From Methanofollis sp., one genomic window encodes:
- a CDS encoding ADP-ribosylglycohydrolase family protein — MLDRFRGCMLGAAVGDALGMPGESSPMNLSHLYRGYRKAWRWHPNARLEPGQYTDDTQIMLLVASLLASGEYSEERYARDLARLCSESNLRFPDGSVMAACEHLVTQGPGTTGVNSDTAGCIPLAVPFALRYGDQVERSGRLAKACSVTHTHPAALAGAVTVACLLSATVYGARDPVSLALKTAAAEDTELGIRIRRAVALQEEGISLEAALPAIGNDVSIYQTVPIAFFLMGRYDAPENLLYVAANVGGNTDTIAFICGAYAGARYGAAALPADLLAGLENRDLIDGLARALFDATAHT; from the coding sequence ATGCTCGATCGATTCAGGGGCTGCATGCTCGGGGCGGCCGTCGGGGACGCCCTCGGCATGCCTGGCGAGAGTTCGCCGATGAACCTCTCGCACCTGTACAGGGGGTACAGAAAGGCGTGGCGGTGGCACCCGAATGCCCGCCTTGAGCCGGGCCAGTACACCGACGACACCCAGATCATGCTCCTCGTCGCCTCCCTCCTTGCCTCGGGAGAGTACTCTGAGGAGAGGTACGCCCGCGACCTCGCCCGCCTCTGCTCGGAGAGCAACCTCCGCTTCCCTGACGGGTCGGTGATGGCCGCCTGCGAGCACCTGGTCACGCAGGGGCCGGGAACGACAGGCGTCAACTCGGACACGGCCGGGTGCATCCCCCTTGCCGTCCCCTTCGCCCTGCGGTACGGCGACCAGGTCGAGCGTTCAGGCCGCCTCGCGAAGGCCTGTTCCGTCACCCACACCCACCCTGCCGCCCTGGCGGGTGCGGTCACCGTCGCCTGCCTCCTCTCCGCCACCGTGTACGGCGCCCGCGACCCTGTCTCCCTCGCCCTGAAGACGGCAGCGGCCGAGGACACCGAACTCGGCATCCGCATCAGACGGGCAGTCGCCCTCCAGGAGGAGGGGATCAGCCTTGAAGCGGCATTGCCCGCCATCGGCAACGACGTTTCGATCTACCAGACCGTCCCGATCGCATTCTTCCTGATGGGCCGGTACGACGCCCCGGAAAACCTCCTCTATGTCGCCGCCAATGTCGGCGGCAACACCGACACCATCGCCTTCATCTGCGGGGCGTACGCGGGGGCGAGGTACGGGGCCGCCGCACTGCCCGCCGACCTCCTTGCCGGCCTGGAGAACAGAGATCTGATCGACGGGCTTGCGAGAGCGCTCTTCGACGCCACGGCACACACATGA
- the argC gene encoding N-acetyl-gamma-glutamyl-phosphate reductase: MDVAIVGASGYAGGELIRLLQSHSSARVTVATSRALEGRPVADQHPHLRGYTDLAFTNPKAGDIDADFVFLAVPHTAAMNFAGPLVERGIRTVDLSADYRLPQDVYEKVYGVTHTAYFKAPYGIPELHRDEVKGAKFVSNPGCFPTGATLAAAPLAKYAKYVIYDSKTGVSGAGDNPSATTHYPNVADGVNAYKWTSHRHLAEMKQELSRLGSPAHCFFTPHLVPVNRGILTTAHIILDEPMAQDEVEALYRNFYAGEHFVRLQKPTLPAVRGSNFCDIGMESEGERVVVVSAIDNLVKGAAGQAIQNMNIMCGYAEDDGLKAPACLP; this comes from the coding sequence ATGGATGTCGCTATCGTTGGGGCGTCAGGCTACGCCGGCGGAGAACTGATCCGCCTTCTCCAGAGCCATTCTTCTGCCCGGGTGACGGTCGCCACCTCGAGGGCGCTGGAAGGACGGCCGGTCGCGGACCAGCACCCGCACCTGCGGGGCTACACCGACCTCGCCTTCACCAACCCGAAGGCCGGGGATATTGATGCCGATTTTGTCTTTCTTGCCGTGCCGCACACCGCGGCGATGAACTTCGCGGGACCACTCGTTGAGCGCGGGATCAGGACAGTCGACCTCTCGGCAGACTACAGGCTGCCACAGGACGTCTACGAGAAGGTCTACGGGGTCACCCACACCGCCTATTTCAAGGCGCCGTACGGTATCCCGGAACTCCACCGGGACGAGGTGAAAGGGGCGAAGTTCGTCTCGAACCCGGGCTGCTTCCCGACGGGTGCGACCCTTGCGGCGGCGCCCCTGGCGAAATACGCAAAATACGTCATCTACGACTCGAAGACCGGGGTCTCGGGCGCCGGCGACAACCCCTCGGCGACGACCCACTACCCGAACGTGGCCGACGGCGTGAACGCGTACAAGTGGACGAGCCACCGCCACCTTGCCGAGATGAAGCAGGAACTGTCCAGACTCGGTTCGCCGGCCCACTGTTTCTTCACCCCGCACCTGGTGCCGGTGAACAGGGGGATCCTGACGACGGCGCATATCATCCTGGACGAACCGATGGCCCAGGACGAGGTGGAGGCCCTGTACAGGAACTTCTACGCGGGCGAACACTTCGTCCGCCTCCAGAAGCCGACCCTGCCGGCCGTGCGCGGCAGCAACTTCTGCGACATCGGGATGGAGAGCGAGGGCGAACGCGTCGTCGTCGTCTCAGCGATCGACAACCTGGTCAAGGGCGCGGCCGGCCAGGCGATCCAGAACATGAACATCATGTGCGGCTACGCCGAGGACGACGGCCTGAAGGCTCCGGCGTGCCTGCCCTGA